In the genome of Rhodamnia argentea isolate NSW1041297 chromosome 3, ASM2092103v1, whole genome shotgun sequence, one region contains:
- the LOC115743179 gene encoding BOI-related E3 ubiquitin-protein ligase 1 codes for MAVQAQYPSNILFLNRNMQEGRDHSVQAHPGGYLDQSNALFNNGGSNNPRKRGREAAISPDNTSSFVDLYTLQPQPQPQPQLVDLAQLHNQHSANAVSIGLRLSPCDLQNQRLYHRSATPSPSPSPSPSPPSSLFSNDFASLIKQQREEIDQFLQAQGEQLRRTLAEKRRRQYRALLVAAEESVARRLREKDTEAEKASRRNAELATRAAQLGVEARAWEAKARAQEAAVASLQAQLEQAQAMMSGRDRRSENAGEAGQEAQAEDAESVYADPERAVGSGPGCRACGERVATVVLLPCRHFCVCAECDKVVGACPVCFCMRGSSVEVFLS; via the exons ATGGCCGTTCAAGCTCAGTACCCTTCCAATATCCTCTTCCTTAACAG GAACATGCAAGAAGGGCGGGATCACTCGGTGCAGGCACACCCAGGAGGATATCTCGATCAATCCAACGCTCTATTCAACAATGGAG GAAGCAACAACCCGCgcaagagaggaagagaagctGCGATTTCCCCAGACAATACATCATCGTTTGTGGACCTATACACTCTGCAACCTCAGCCTCAACCTCAGCCTCAGCTTGTAGACCTCGCTCAACTTCATAACCAGCACTCAGCGAATGCAGTGTCCATCGGCCTCCGGTTATCTCCCTGCGACCTGCAAAATCAGCGTCTCTATCACCGATCGGCTActccgagcccgagcccgagcccgagtcCCAGCCCTCCGTCGTCGCTTTTCTCCAATGATTTCGCTTCCCTAATCAAGCAACAAAGAGAAGagatagaccaattccttcaaGCGCAG GGAGAGCAGTTACGGCGCACGTTAGCCGAGAAAAGGCGGAGGCAATACCGCGCCCTGCTCGTCGCGGCGGAGGAATCCGTCGCCCGGAGGCTGCGGGAGAAGGACACGGAGGCCGAGAAGGCCTCGCGCCGCAACGCCGAGCTGGCCACGCGCGCCGCCCAGCTCGGGGTGGAGGCCCGAGCCTGGGAGGCCAAAGCCAGGGCTCAGGAAGCCGCAGTGGCGTCCCTGCAGGCGCAGCTGGAGCAAGCGCAGGCGATGATGAGCGGGCGAGATCGGAGGTCGGAGAACGCCGGTGAGGCCGGACAGGAGGCGCAGGCGGAGGACGCGGAGTCGGTGTACGCGGACCCGGAGAGGGCCGTCGGGTCGGGCCCGGGTTGCAGGGCGTGCGGCGAGCGGGTGGCGACGGTGGTGCTGTTGCCGTGTCGGCATTTCTGCGTGTGCGCCGAGTGCGACAAGGTGGTTGGGGCGTGCCCCGTGTGCTTCTGCATGAGGGGTTCGAGCGTGGAAGTGTTCCTTTCCTAA
- the LOC115743180 gene encoding FCS-Like Zinc finger 2, whose product MEAATTRSGCFIADDDDSLADMEAGFSENLHVWRNVVGSSPVASPRSARFYDARFEDHLPHFLETCFLCKKRLGNNRDIFMYRGELAFCSEDCRLEQMEMEEAKERNWNLSSSMKALRKKKHAKSASPPEAQDQHLPSRTVVAV is encoded by the exons ATGGAGGCTGCCACTACGAGGAGCGGTTGTTTCATTGCCGATGACGACGATTCGTTGGCCGACATGGAAGCGGGGTTCTCGGAGAACCTTCATGTGTGGAGGAATGTGGTTGGATCGTCGCCCGTCGCTTCGCCGAGATCCGCGAGGTTCTACGACGCGAGGTTCGAAGATCACCTTCCGCATTTCCTGGAGACTTGCTTCCTCTGCAAGAAGAGGTTGGGGAACAACAGGGACATCTTCATGTACAG AGGGGAACTCGCATTCTGCAGCGAGGACTGCAGGCTGGAGCAAATGGAGATGGAGGAAGCCAAGGAGAGGAACTGGAACCTCTCTTCCTCCATGAAAGccctgaggaagaagaagcacgccAAGTCCGCTTCTCCTCCCGAAGCTCAGGACCAACACTTGCCCAGTAGAACTGTTGTTGCTGTTTGA